A genomic stretch from Arthrobacter sp. KBS0702 includes:
- the uvrB gene encoding excinuclease ABC subunit UvrB has translation MSLAQEINRVVAPFEVISEFQPAGDQPAAIAELTERIKNGEKDVVLLGATGTGKSATTAWLIEQVQRPTLVMVQNKTLAAQLANEFRELLPNNAVEYFVSYYDYYQPEAYVAQTDTFIEKDSSVNEEVERLRHSATNALLTRRDVIVVATVSCIYGLGTPEEYIAGMVTLRKGAEMNRDDLLRKFVSMQYTRNDMDFHRGTFRVRGDTVEIIPMYEELAIRIEFFGDEIENIYTLHPLTGEVLRDETEMYVFPASHYVAGPERMARAIKRIEDELADRLKVLESQNKLVEAQRLRMRTTYDLEMMQQMGFCNGIENYSSHIDGRARGTAPHCLIDYFPDDFLLVIDESHVTVPQIGAMYEGDMSRKRNLVDHGFRLPSAMDNRPLKWDEFQERVGQTVYLSATPGKFELGKSDGFVQQIIRPTGLIDPEVIVKPTKGQIDDLLGEIRTRTAKNERVLVTTLTKRMAEDLTDYLLGHGVKVEYLHSDVDTLRRVELLRELRMGVFDVLVGINLLREGLDLPEVSLVSILDADKEGFLRSSTSLIQTIGRAARNVSGQVHMYADKITDSMAHAIDETNRRRAIQVAYNTEKGIDPQPLRKKIADITDQLAKEDADTRELLASAGKTRGKGKGSSKVRADGLAAAPAEDLVGLIEQLTEQMHAAAGELQFELAARLRDEVGELKKELRQMQSAGHA, from the coding sequence ATGAGCCTTGCCCAGGAAATCAACCGTGTTGTGGCGCCCTTCGAGGTCATCAGCGAGTTCCAGCCCGCGGGGGACCAGCCCGCCGCGATCGCCGAACTGACCGAGCGCATCAAGAACGGCGAGAAGGACGTGGTGCTGCTCGGCGCCACCGGTACCGGCAAGAGCGCGACGACGGCGTGGCTGATCGAACAGGTCCAGCGCCCCACCCTCGTGATGGTGCAGAACAAGACGCTCGCCGCCCAGCTCGCCAACGAATTCCGTGAGCTGCTGCCCAACAACGCGGTGGAATACTTCGTCTCGTACTACGACTACTACCAGCCCGAGGCCTACGTCGCCCAGACGGACACCTTCATCGAGAAGGACTCGTCCGTCAACGAGGAAGTCGAGCGGCTCCGGCACTCCGCCACCAACGCGCTGCTGACCCGCCGTGACGTGATTGTGGTGGCCACTGTCTCCTGCATCTACGGTCTGGGCACCCCGGAGGAATACATCGCCGGCATGGTGACCCTCCGCAAGGGCGCCGAAATGAACCGCGACGACCTGCTCCGGAAGTTCGTCTCCATGCAGTACACCCGCAACGACATGGACTTCCACCGCGGCACGTTCCGGGTCCGCGGCGACACCGTGGAGATCATTCCGATGTACGAGGAGCTCGCGATCCGGATCGAGTTCTTCGGCGACGAGATCGAGAACATCTACACCCTGCACCCGCTGACCGGCGAGGTGCTCCGGGACGAGACCGAAATGTACGTCTTCCCCGCCTCGCACTACGTGGCAGGTCCGGAACGGATGGCCCGCGCGATCAAGCGGATCGAGGACGAGCTCGCTGACCGGCTCAAGGTCCTGGAGAGCCAGAACAAGCTCGTTGAGGCCCAGCGGCTCCGGATGCGCACCACCTACGACCTGGAAATGATGCAGCAGATGGGATTCTGCAACGGCATCGAGAACTACTCCTCGCACATCGACGGCCGCGCCCGGGGGACCGCGCCGCACTGCCTCATCGACTACTTCCCGGATGACTTCCTCCTGGTGATCGATGAATCCCACGTCACCGTGCCGCAGATCGGCGCCATGTACGAGGGCGACATGTCCCGCAAGCGGAACCTCGTGGACCACGGCTTCCGGCTGCCCTCGGCGATGGACAACCGGCCGCTCAAGTGGGACGAGTTCCAGGAACGCGTCGGCCAGACCGTCTACCTGTCCGCGACCCCGGGCAAGTTCGAGCTCGGCAAGTCGGACGGCTTCGTGCAGCAGATCATCCGGCCCACCGGCCTGATCGATCCCGAGGTGATCGTGAAGCCCACCAAGGGCCAGATCGATGACCTGCTGGGCGAAATCCGGACCCGCACCGCGAAGAACGAGCGAGTCCTCGTCACCACGCTGACCAAGCGGATGGCCGAGGACCTCACCGACTACCTGCTCGGCCACGGCGTGAAGGTCGAATACCTGCACTCCGACGTCGACACGCTGCGCCGCGTGGAGCTGCTCCGCGAACTGCGGATGGGCGTCTTCGACGTCCTGGTCGGCATCAACCTGCTCCGCGAAGGCCTCGACCTCCCGGAGGTGTCCCTCGTGAGCATCCTGGACGCGGACAAGGAGGGCTTCCTGCGCTCCTCGACCTCCCTGATCCAGACCATCGGCCGCGCCGCCCGCAACGTGTCCGGCCAGGTGCACATGTACGCGGACAAGATCACCGACTCCATGGCCCACGCCATCGACGAAACGAACCGGCGCAGGGCCATCCAGGTGGCCTACAACACGGAGAAGGGGATCGATCCCCAGCCGCTGCGGAAGAAGATCGCGGACATCACCGACCAGCTGGCCAAGGAAGATGCGGACACCCGGGAGCTGCTGGCCAGCGCGGGCAAGACGCGCGGCAAGGGCAAGGGCAGCTCCAAGGTCCGGGCCGACGGGCTCGCGGCGGCCCCGGCGGAAGACCTAGTCGGCCTGATCGAACAGTTGACCGAGCAGATGCACGCCGCGGCCGGGGAGCTGCAGTTCGAGCTGGCGGCCAGGCTCCGCGACGAGGTTGGCGAGCTCAAGAAGGAACTGCGCCAGATGCAGTCGGCCGGACACGCCTAG
- a CDS encoding TerC family protein, with product MPELPVWFEIGSFVVLGIILAIDLLLVLKRPHEPSMKEAGLWVSFYIALALVFAGAMFLFTGPEYGGQFIAGWVTEYSLSIDNLFVFIIIMARFSVPRKYQQEVLMVGIIIALVLRGIFILLGAIVIEQFSWVFYIFGAFLLWTAWKQAQDEGEDEEDKENPLIARIRRILPMSEKFDGGKLRTEVDGKKVFTPMLIVFVTIGMTDLLFAVDSIPAIFGLTQSAFIVFTANIFALMGLRQLYFLLGGLMNRLIYLKHALSVILAFIGVKLVLHAMHVNELPFINGGKHIEWAPEIPTYVSLAVIIGTIIIAVIASLVSSKASKAKLDARLEEDSRKSLTDAE from the coding sequence GTGCCTGAACTTCCCGTCTGGTTCGAGATCGGCTCCTTCGTCGTTCTCGGCATCATCCTCGCCATCGACCTGCTCCTGGTGCTGAAGCGGCCGCATGAGCCCTCCATGAAGGAAGCAGGCCTGTGGGTCTCCTTCTACATCGCCCTGGCGCTCGTGTTCGCCGGAGCCATGTTCCTCTTCACCGGCCCGGAATACGGCGGGCAGTTCATCGCCGGCTGGGTGACGGAATACAGCCTCAGCATCGACAACCTCTTCGTCTTCATCATCATCATGGCCCGCTTCTCGGTACCCCGTAAGTACCAGCAGGAAGTGCTGATGGTGGGCATCATCATCGCCCTGGTCCTGCGCGGCATCTTCATCCTGCTCGGCGCAATCGTGATCGAGCAGTTCAGCTGGGTCTTCTACATCTTCGGCGCGTTCCTGCTCTGGACCGCATGGAAGCAGGCCCAGGACGAGGGCGAGGACGAGGAAGACAAGGAAAACCCGCTGATCGCCCGGATCCGCCGGATCCTGCCGATGTCGGAAAAGTTCGACGGCGGCAAGCTCCGCACCGAGGTCGACGGCAAGAAGGTCTTTACCCCCATGCTGATCGTCTTCGTGACCATCGGCATGACCGACCTGCTCTTCGCGGTGGACTCGATTCCCGCGATCTTCGGCCTCACCCAGAGCGCGTTCATCGTCTTCACCGCCAACATCTTCGCCCTGATGGGCCTGCGCCAGCTCTACTTCCTGCTCGGCGGCCTGATGAACCGGCTGATCTACCTCAAGCACGCGCTCTCCGTCATCCTCGCCTTCATCGGCGTCAAGCTGGTGCTGCACGCCATGCACGTCAACGAACTGCCCTTCATCAACGGCGGCAAGCACATCGAATGGGCTCCGGAGATCCCCACCTATGTTTCGCTCGCGGTGATCATCGGCACCATCATCATTGCCGTCATCGCCAGCCTGGTCAGCTCCAAGGCCTCCAAGGCCAAGCTGGACGCCCGGCTCGAAGAGGACTCACGCAAGAGCCTCACCGACGCCGAGTAG
- a CDS encoding MFS transporter, with translation MKIFDAAAAAGTALDPQRVQRRTVVVLSAAQLLSGVGSGASLSVGSLLAVQLAGSNAWAGSVTTTMTLTAALTALPLAGLAGRRGRRAALGTGLLSAMTGALLVILATVTTAFPVLLLGAALLGLGTAANLQARFAAVDLADPEHRGRSLAIVVWAVTVGAVAGPNLIQPGALVGQALGLPPISGPFVFSTAGLALAALLLLIGLRPDPLLLAARLRSTTEEPAKGTTGSRGRHALRNGLRAVRAAPRARLALLAVVAAHGCMAAVMSMTPLHLQLLTEGPLAGHPAEHAHAASTDVFVLIGFTISLHIAGMYALSPVMGWLTDRVGRLPVILLGHGLILLAVCVAGFGQAQPVLVTTGLVLLGLGWSAATIAGSTLLAESVAAGDRVLVQGVSDTLMGVAGAVGSGFAGLVMSGVGYQGLNLVAAAVAAAVLGAVIPAAARSRRSPEPAAG, from the coding sequence GTGAAAATCTTTGACGCCGCCGCTGCGGCCGGAACGGCGCTGGACCCGCAACGGGTGCAGCGCCGTACCGTTGTTGTGCTCAGTGCCGCCCAACTCCTCAGCGGCGTGGGCAGCGGGGCCAGCCTGTCCGTCGGCTCGCTGCTGGCCGTCCAGCTCGCCGGGTCCAATGCCTGGGCGGGCTCGGTCACCACCACCATGACGCTGACGGCGGCGCTGACGGCCCTTCCACTGGCCGGGCTTGCCGGCCGGCGGGGGCGCCGTGCCGCCCTCGGGACCGGGCTGCTCTCCGCGATGACCGGCGCCCTGCTGGTAATCCTGGCAACCGTCACCACAGCCTTCCCGGTACTGCTGCTGGGCGCCGCCCTGCTGGGCCTCGGCACGGCGGCCAACCTGCAGGCACGCTTCGCCGCCGTCGACCTGGCCGACCCGGAGCACCGCGGACGCTCGCTCGCGATCGTGGTCTGGGCGGTGACGGTCGGGGCGGTGGCCGGGCCCAACCTGATCCAGCCCGGCGCACTCGTGGGCCAGGCACTCGGCCTGCCGCCGATCTCCGGGCCCTTTGTATTTTCGACGGCGGGACTGGCCCTGGCCGCGTTGCTGCTGTTGATCGGGCTCCGCCCTGATCCGCTGCTGCTGGCCGCCCGGCTGCGCAGCACCACAGAGGAGCCGGCGAAAGGGACCACCGGCAGCCGGGGGAGGCACGCGCTTCGCAACGGGCTCCGGGCCGTGCGGGCCGCACCGCGCGCCCGGCTTGCGCTGCTCGCTGTCGTCGCCGCGCACGGCTGCATGGCCGCCGTGATGTCCATGACGCCGCTGCACCTGCAGTTGCTCACCGAAGGACCGCTGGCGGGGCATCCGGCCGAACACGCCCATGCCGCCAGCACCGACGTTTTTGTCCTGATCGGTTTCACCATTTCGCTTCACATCGCCGGCATGTACGCCCTCTCACCCGTAATGGGCTGGCTCACCGACCGGGTCGGCCGGCTTCCGGTGATCCTGCTGGGCCACGGGCTGATCCTGCTGGCCGTCTGCGTCGCGGGCTTCGGCCAGGCCCAGCCGGTGCTGGTCACGACCGGGCTGGTCCTGCTGGGGCTCGGCTGGTCCGCGGCCACCATCGCCGGATCCACGCTGCTTGCGGAGAGCGTCGCGGCCGGGGACCGGGTCCTAGTCCAGGGCGTGTCCGACACCCTGATGGGCGTCGCCGGCGCCGTGGGGTCGGGCTTCGCCGGCCTCGTGATGAGCGGCGTCGGCTACCAGGGGCTCAACCTTGTGGCGGCAGCCGTGGCCGCCGCGGTGCTTGGCGCCGTTATACCGGCGGCCGCCCGGTCCCGCCGCAGCCCGGAGCCGGCCGCCGGCTGA
- a CDS encoding alpha/beta fold hydrolase, producing MRTAEHYFEVPLDHFAAGGETITVFAREYVSADHSAEAAAELPWLLYLQGGPGGRGNRFPTLGGWSKAAAKDFRILMLDQRGTGLSSPIDRNTLPLRGSDLDQARYLEHFRADSIVADAEAIRTALGAAPWTIYGQSYGGFCALSYLSFAPEGLREALITGGLPPLAGPADRVYQATFRRVASRNAEYFGWYPQDREQVNRIARHLRDAEELLPDGSRLTVERFQMVGSYLGGNTRVDGLHHLLEDAFVSTPEGERLSDAFLEQVRGLVSRASNPLYALMHESIYGQGEATDWAALRVLQDYPEFRPDVPAPLLTGEMVYPWYFDQDPALRPLRTVAQLLAEKDDWKPLYDPERLALNTVPVAAAVYSDDIYVDRDLSLETAAAVRGLQVWESDEFHHDGIADDGEAIFGRLLRMARAATG from the coding sequence ATGCGCACCGCAGAGCACTACTTCGAGGTGCCGCTAGACCACTTCGCAGCCGGCGGTGAGACGATCACGGTTTTCGCCCGCGAGTACGTCTCGGCCGACCACAGCGCGGAGGCAGCCGCGGAGCTGCCGTGGCTGCTGTATCTGCAGGGCGGCCCCGGCGGGCGCGGAAACCGTTTCCCCACGCTGGGCGGCTGGAGCAAGGCCGCGGCCAAGGACTTCCGGATCCTGATGCTGGACCAGCGCGGCACTGGGCTCTCCTCCCCCATCGACCGAAACACCCTGCCCTTGCGCGGCAGCGACCTGGACCAGGCACGGTACCTGGAACACTTCCGCGCCGACTCGATCGTGGCTGACGCGGAAGCGATCCGCACGGCCCTCGGCGCCGCCCCCTGGACCATCTACGGCCAAAGCTATGGCGGCTTCTGCGCGCTGAGCTACCTGTCGTTCGCCCCGGAGGGCCTGCGCGAGGCCCTGATCACCGGCGGCCTCCCGCCCCTGGCCGGCCCGGCGGACCGCGTCTACCAGGCGACCTTTCGGCGTGTGGCGTCGCGCAACGCCGAATACTTCGGCTGGTACCCGCAGGACCGGGAGCAGGTCAACCGCATCGCCCGGCACCTTCGCGACGCGGAAGAACTCTTGCCCGACGGCAGCAGGCTGACCGTGGAACGGTTCCAGATGGTGGGTTCTTACCTCGGCGGCAACACGCGGGTGGACGGGTTGCACCACCTGCTCGAGGACGCGTTCGTCAGCACGCCCGAGGGCGAACGCCTTTCCGACGCGTTCCTGGAGCAGGTCCGCGGCCTCGTCTCGCGCGCCTCAAACCCGCTCTACGCCCTCATGCACGAGTCCATCTACGGCCAGGGCGAGGCCACGGACTGGGCAGCGCTACGGGTGCTCCAGGACTACCCGGAGTTCCGACCGGACGTCCCGGCCCCCTTGCTGACCGGCGAGATGGTCTACCCGTGGTACTTCGACCAGGACCCGGCGCTCCGCCCCCTCCGCACGGTGGCCCAGCTACTGGCCGAGAAGGACGACTGGAAGCCGCTCTACGACCCGGAGCGGCTCGCGCTCAACACCGTTCCGGTGGCGGCGGCCGTGTACAGCGACGACATCTACGTGGACCGCGACCTCTCGCTGGAGACTGCCGCCGCCGTCCGCGGCCTGCAAGTGTGGGAATCGGATGAGTTCCACCACGACGGCATCGCGGACGACGGCGAGGCCATCTTCGGCCGGCTGCTCCGCATGGCCCGCGCCGCCACGGGCTGA
- a CDS encoding GNAT family N-acetyltransferase, with protein sequence MTVIRPATAYDVPAILQMIHDLAIYEKEPDAVRNTPEMLAEVLFGENPRVYATMAENEAGAVQGFALWFLNYSTWEGVHGIYLEDLYVMPEARGAGHGKALLQHLAATAVERGYARVEWSVLDWNEPSIAFYRNLGAAPMAEWSTFRLTGDALEAFGSARTADARG encoded by the coding sequence ATGACTGTAATCCGCCCGGCCACCGCCTACGACGTCCCCGCCATCCTGCAGATGATCCACGACCTGGCCATCTACGAGAAGGAACCGGATGCCGTCCGGAACACGCCGGAGATGCTCGCGGAAGTGCTGTTTGGCGAGAACCCGCGGGTGTACGCAACCATGGCCGAGAACGAGGCCGGCGCCGTGCAGGGCTTCGCGTTGTGGTTCCTGAACTATTCCACCTGGGAAGGTGTGCACGGAATCTACCTGGAGGACCTGTACGTGATGCCGGAAGCCCGCGGAGCCGGGCACGGGAAGGCGCTGCTGCAGCACCTGGCCGCCACCGCGGTCGAGCGAGGCTACGCCCGGGTGGAGTGGAGCGTGCTGGACTGGAACGAGCCCTCGATCGCGTTCTACCGGAACCTTGGGGCAGCCCCGATGGCTGAATGGTCCACCTTCCGCCTGACCGGCGACGCCCTGGAGGCGTTCGGCAGCGCCCGGACGGCGGACGCCCGTGGCTGA
- a CDS encoding RNA helicase yields the protein MKLVDQLPAPAARVPGKTGLDPDELYTRFVEWTESRGLALYTAQDEAVMELAAGANVILATPTGSGKSLVAIAAHFQAMARGARSYYTAPIKALVSEKFFALCEIFGAENVGMITGDSGVNQDAPIICCTAEILANVALREGAAAELGTVIMDEFHFYSDPQRGWAWQVPLLELPQAQFLLMSATLGDVSRFEEGISELTGRPTTTVSSAERPIPLHFYYQQTPVHETLEELLSTKQVPVYVVHFSQLEAIDRAQNLMSINVCTREEKDKIAELIAGFRFAAGFGKTLNRLVRHGIGVHHAGMLPKYRRLVEQLAQAGLLKVICGTDTLGVGINVPIRTVLLTALSKYDGVRTRLLNSREFHQIAGRAGRAGYDTAGTVVVQAPEHVIENVKAMAKATAKFGDDQKKLRQVVKKKPPEGFVSWGEPTYKRLVESVPDPLGSSFTVTHAMLMNLMERPGDPFKAARRLLTENHEPRAAQLKLMKKALGIYRELLAAGVVERIPPEEQGPDGRSVRLTVHLQANFALNQPLSPFALAALELLDPESPSYALDVVSVIESTLEKPRQILSAQQKKARGEAIAAMKADGIEYDQRMALLEDVSYPQPLAEILGEAFEVYRKAAPWIGDFELAPKSVIRDMYERAMNFGEFVQFYGLARSEGIVLRYLADGFKALRQTVPQDALREDLEDLIAWLGELVRQVDSSLLDEWEELTSGAAPTPHDAPPPPPPSLTSNIRAFRVMVRNEMFRRVELFADEAATTLGELDGGSGWDAERWEDALDDYFEEHADIGTGPDARGPGLLIITEEAGTWKVRQIFDDPAGNHDWGISAVVDLAASDETGTAVVRVTDVNRL from the coding sequence ATGAAACTCGTTGATCAGCTCCCCGCCCCGGCCGCCCGAGTCCCCGGCAAGACCGGCCTCGATCCGGATGAGCTCTACACCCGGTTTGTCGAATGGACGGAGAGCCGCGGCTTGGCCCTCTACACGGCCCAGGACGAGGCCGTGATGGAGCTCGCCGCGGGCGCGAACGTCATCCTGGCGACCCCCACAGGCTCCGGGAAGTCCCTGGTCGCGATCGCCGCACACTTCCAGGCCATGGCCCGCGGCGCGCGCAGCTACTACACCGCCCCGATCAAAGCCCTGGTCTCGGAGAAGTTCTTCGCCCTGTGCGAGATCTTCGGGGCCGAGAACGTCGGCATGATCACCGGCGATTCCGGCGTCAACCAGGACGCGCCGATCATCTGCTGCACCGCCGAGATCCTGGCGAACGTCGCCCTGCGCGAGGGCGCTGCCGCGGAGCTGGGCACGGTGATCATGGACGAGTTCCACTTCTATTCCGACCCGCAGCGCGGCTGGGCGTGGCAGGTGCCGCTGCTGGAGCTGCCGCAGGCCCAGTTCCTGCTAATGTCCGCCACCCTCGGCGACGTCAGTCGTTTCGAAGAGGGCATCAGCGAGCTGACCGGGCGCCCGACGACGACCGTCAGTTCCGCGGAGCGGCCAATCCCATTGCACTTCTACTACCAGCAGACGCCGGTGCACGAGACGCTCGAGGAGCTGCTTTCCACGAAGCAGGTGCCCGTCTACGTCGTGCACTTCAGCCAGCTTGAGGCGATCGACCGCGCGCAGAACCTGATGAGCATCAACGTCTGCACCCGCGAGGAGAAAGACAAGATCGCTGAACTGATCGCCGGGTTCCGCTTCGCCGCGGGCTTCGGCAAGACCCTCAACCGGCTGGTCCGGCACGGCATCGGCGTGCACCACGCCGGGATGCTGCCCAAGTACCGCCGGCTTGTCGAGCAGCTGGCGCAGGCGGGCCTGCTCAAGGTCATCTGCGGCACCGACACCCTCGGGGTCGGCATCAACGTCCCCATCCGCACCGTGCTCCTGACGGCGCTCAGCAAGTACGACGGCGTCCGCACCCGGTTGCTGAACTCCCGCGAGTTCCACCAGATTGCTGGCCGGGCAGGCCGCGCCGGCTACGACACCGCCGGGACCGTGGTGGTCCAGGCACCCGAGCACGTGATCGAGAACGTCAAGGCGATGGCCAAGGCCACGGCAAAGTTCGGCGACGACCAGAAGAAACTGCGCCAAGTGGTCAAAAAGAAGCCGCCGGAGGGCTTCGTGTCCTGGGGCGAGCCCACCTATAAGCGGCTGGTGGAATCCGTGCCGGACCCGCTGGGCTCCAGCTTCACCGTCACCCACGCGATGCTCATGAACCTCATGGAGCGGCCCGGGGACCCGTTCAAGGCCGCGCGCCGGCTGCTGACCGAAAACCATGAGCCCCGTGCCGCGCAGCTGAAACTGATGAAGAAGGCCCTCGGCATTTACCGCGAACTCCTGGCCGCCGGCGTCGTCGAGCGCATCCCGCCGGAGGAACAGGGCCCGGACGGACGCAGTGTCCGCCTCACAGTCCACCTGCAGGCCAACTTCGCACTGAACCAGCCGCTCTCCCCCTTCGCCCTCGCGGCGCTTGAGCTGCTGGATCCGGAGTCGCCGTCGTACGCCCTCGACGTCGTCTCCGTGATCGAGTCGACGCTGGAGAAGCCGCGGCAGATCCTTTCCGCCCAACAGAAGAAGGCGCGCGGCGAGGCGATCGCCGCGATGAAGGCCGACGGGATCGAGTACGACCAGCGGATGGCCCTGCTCGAGGATGTCAGCTACCCGCAGCCGCTCGCGGAGATCCTCGGCGAGGCGTTCGAGGTGTACCGCAAGGCGGCCCCGTGGATCGGTGACTTCGAGCTCGCGCCAAAGTCCGTGATCCGGGACATGTACGAGCGGGCCATGAACTTCGGCGAGTTCGTGCAGTTCTACGGCCTGGCCCGGTCCGAGGGCATCGTCTTGCGCTACCTGGCCGACGGCTTCAAGGCGCTCCGGCAGACCGTGCCGCAGGATGCGCTGCGCGAGGATCTCGAGGACCTCATCGCCTGGCTCGGCGAGCTGGTCCGCCAGGTGGACTCCAGCCTCCTGGACGAATGGGAGGAACTCACCTCGGGCGCCGCCCCGACCCCGCACGACGCCCCGCCGCCTCCGCCGCCGTCGCTGACCTCGAACATCCGGGCATTCCGGGTGATGGTGCGCAACGAAATGTTCCGCCGGGTGGAGCTGTTCGCCGACGAGGCCGCCACCACCCTGGGCGAGCTCGACGGCGGCTCCGGCTGGGATGCGGAGCGCTGGGAAGACGCGCTGGACGACTACTTCGAGGAGCACGCGGACATCGGCACCGGCCCGGACGCACGCGGGCCCGGGCTATTGATCATCACCGAGGAGGCCGGCACGTGGAAGGTGCGGCAGATCTTCGATGACCCGGCCGGCAACCACGACTGGGGCATCTCCGCCGTGGTGGACCTGGCCGCCTCGGACGAAACCGGCACCGCCGTCGTCCGCGTAACCGACGTGAACCGGTTGTAG
- a CDS encoding NADPH-dependent F420 reductase, translated as MTDITIIGNGNMARGIATTALAAGRTVEILGQDAAKAQALAAELGAGVTFSTTADAPRGSIVVLAVPFAAATSVASNYGEALAGKILVDITNPVDFETFDSLVDGPDTSAAEEIAKLAPSGAKVVKAFNTTFAGTLAAGQSGGQPLDVFIAGDDADANSAVSDFVGAAGLRPLVVGPLKRARELEGFQFVLMTLQANPEFSDFNWDTGLKVTN; from the coding sequence ATGACTGACATCACCATCATCGGCAACGGCAACATGGCCCGCGGGATCGCCACAACGGCCCTCGCCGCCGGCCGCACCGTCGAGATCCTCGGCCAGGACGCCGCCAAGGCGCAGGCCCTGGCCGCCGAACTCGGCGCCGGGGTCACTTTCAGCACCACGGCCGACGCGCCGCGGGGCAGCATCGTTGTCCTGGCCGTGCCCTTCGCCGCCGCCACGTCCGTGGCCAGCAACTACGGCGAAGCCCTCGCCGGGAAGATCCTCGTGGACATCACCAACCCGGTGGATTTCGAGACCTTCGATTCCCTGGTCGACGGCCCGGACACGTCCGCCGCCGAGGAGATCGCCAAACTGGCCCCCTCCGGCGCCAAGGTGGTCAAGGCCTTCAATACGACCTTTGCGGGGACCCTGGCGGCCGGCCAGTCCGGCGGCCAGCCGCTGGATGTCTTCATTGCGGGGGATGACGCCGACGCCAACAGCGCGGTCAGCGACTTCGTCGGCGCGGCCGGCCTGCGCCCGCTCGTCGTCGGCCCGCTCAAGCGGGCCAGGGAGCTCGAGGGCTTCCAGTTCGTCCTGATGACCCTCCAGGCGAACCCGGAGTTCTCCGACTTCAACTGGGACACCGGACTGAAGGTCACCAACTAA
- a CDS encoding alpha/beta hydrolase, with amino-acid sequence METTFRDPVVATAGSADPAAPLVVLLHGRGSNEREILGLADRLPAGPAYAAVRAPIAEGGGYAWFANRGIGRPVAESLSSTMSWFRTWLDAVAPGGRPVVLVGFSGGAAFAGGLLLAAPARFAGTAILYGTLPFDAGVPATPGRLAGAPVFVAHGEQDRVIPAELLARTWQYLLTESGAAAHSRRDPGGHGITGRTLAELGAWIDGLAAA; translated from the coding sequence ATGGAGACCACCTTCAGGGATCCCGTGGTGGCGACCGCCGGGTCGGCCGACCCGGCGGCGCCGCTGGTGGTGCTGCTGCACGGCCGGGGCTCAAACGAGCGCGAGATTCTTGGCCTTGCCGACCGGCTTCCCGCCGGGCCTGCCTACGCCGCGGTCCGGGCGCCGATTGCCGAAGGCGGCGGCTATGCCTGGTTCGCCAACCGCGGCATCGGCCGTCCCGTCGCCGAATCGTTGAGTAGCACCATGTCCTGGTTCCGGACCTGGCTCGACGCGGTGGCGCCCGGGGGCAGGCCGGTCGTGCTGGTCGGTTTCAGCGGGGGCGCCGCGTTTGCCGGCGGCCTCCTGCTGGCGGCCCCAGCACGCTTTGCCGGCACGGCAATCCTGTACGGCACCTTGCCGTTCGACGCCGGTGTGCCCGCCACCCCGGGGCGGCTGGCCGGCGCCCCGGTCTTCGTTGCCCACGGCGAGCAGGACCGGGTCATCCCGGCGGAGCTGCTGGCGCGCACCTGGCAGTATCTGCTGACCGAATCCGGGGCCGCGGCGCATTCCCGCCGCGACCCCGGCGGCCACGGCATCACCGGACGGACGCTGGCCGAGCTCGGCGCCTGGATCGACGGGCTGGCCGCGGCGTAG
- a CDS encoding trans-aconitate 2-methyltransferase — MKWDPARYVQFGDYRDRPFFDLTARIHADAPRHVVDLGCGPGNLTATLAARWPGAAVEGLDSSAEMLAKSGAFAGAAGNLAFSLADITDWMPTPDTDVVVTNAALQWVPGHRELLPRWLAALRPGAWFALQVPGNFHAPSHTLMRALAGSDAWSGRLAGVLRHEDVVAEPAEYLELMLDAGCDADAWETTYLQLLPGTDPVLDWVRGTGLRPVLAALTGEEGRRFEAEYARLLREAYPPRPHGTEFPFRRVFAVARKRG, encoded by the coding sequence GTGAAGTGGGATCCAGCCAGGTACGTGCAGTTCGGCGACTACCGGGACAGGCCGTTCTTCGACCTCACCGCACGTATCCACGCGGACGCGCCGCGGCACGTCGTGGACCTCGGCTGCGGGCCCGGCAACCTCACCGCCACCCTGGCCGCGCGGTGGCCCGGGGCGGCGGTGGAGGGGCTGGATTCCTCCGCCGAGATGCTCGCGAAGTCCGGCGCCTTCGCTGGCGCCGCCGGAAACCTCGCCTTCAGTCTGGCGGATATCACCGACTGGATGCCGACGCCGGACACCGACGTCGTGGTCACTAATGCCGCCCTGCAGTGGGTGCCCGGGCACCGCGAACTGCTGCCCCGCTGGCTGGCTGCGCTGCGGCCGGGCGCCTGGTTCGCCCTCCAGGTGCCGGGCAACTTCCATGCGCCATCCCATACGCTGATGCGCGCCCTGGCCGGCTCGGACGCATGGTCCGGCCGCCTCGCCGGCGTGCTTCGCCACGAGGACGTGGTGGCGGAACCCGCGGAATATCTTGAGCTGATGCTCGATGCGGGCTGTGACGCTGACGCCTGGGAAACCACCTACCTGCAGCTCCTGCCCGGAACCGACCCGGTTCTCGACTGGGTGCGGGGAACGGGCCTCCGCCCGGTACTGGCGGCACTCACGGGCGAGGAGGGCCGCCGGTTCGAAGCGGAGTACGCGCGGCTGCTGCGCGAGGCCTATCCGCCGCGCCCTCACGGAACGGAATTCCCGTTCCGGCGGGTCTTCGCCGTTGCCCGGAAGCGCGGCTAA